One genomic region from Sphingobacterium sp. UGAL515B_05 encodes:
- a CDS encoding SDR family NAD(P)-dependent oxidoreductase, with protein MKTIGNTIFISGGSAGIGLAIAKKLNAAGNRIIINGRNEERLQKALIALKDAVAIQGDLSVEADRIRIAEELKSNYADVNLIINNAGAAFGYLLSETTNAHEKALIEMNTNYFAIIHFTELMLPHLLTKENAAVVNVSSIAVYGSHRFLPTYGATKAALHSYTTALRQTYEGKKNLQIYEVYPPLVNTEFSAEIGGAAGIPPSEVADELLVGLENNLFDIPVGDSKIYANAIGEAMSKLAHA; from the coding sequence ATGAAAACAATAGGAAATACAATATTTATTAGCGGAGGAAGCGCCGGAATCGGATTGGCTATTGCTAAAAAATTAAACGCGGCTGGAAATAGAATTATAATTAATGGTCGCAATGAAGAGCGCCTTCAAAAAGCTTTAATAGCGCTTAAAGATGCTGTTGCGATTCAGGGTGATCTGTCTGTAGAAGCAGATCGCATCCGTATCGCAGAAGAATTGAAATCGAACTATGCGGATGTTAATCTGATTATCAACAATGCGGGCGCCGCCTTCGGTTACTTACTGAGCGAAACCACTAATGCGCACGAAAAAGCATTGATCGAAATGAATACCAATTATTTTGCAATTATTCATTTTACGGAATTGATGCTTCCCCATTTATTGACGAAAGAGAATGCAGCGGTGGTCAATGTTTCCTCGATCGCCGTATATGGAAGTCATCGATTTTTACCTACCTATGGTGCTACGAAGGCCGCATTGCATAGCTATACAACAGCGTTGAGACAAACCTATGAAGGAAAGAAAAATCTACAGATCTATGAAGTGTATCCACCATTGGTAAATACTGAATTTTCAGCTGAAATAGGTGGAGCAGCTGGCATCCCTCCAAGCGAAGTGGCCGATGAACTACTCGTTGGTTTGGAGAATAATCTATTCGATATCCCAGTAGGTGATTCGAAGATTTATGCAAATGCTATTGGAGAAGCTATGTCAAAACTGGCGCATGCTTAA
- a CDS encoding transglutaminase-like domain-containing protein, whose translation MKPLFSLLLFILLVASSSAQTASTTWNKFLSDFKKLEQEYKIYYPAKDYQKAAATLTAIATKMDSLQLTEKERQEFQSTIHEINANVDYYLACLQSMLHQKKDAIASFDKAILWGYTDYRTALNNTELDHIRKDNEFMKALAQLKQYDKLTLLQQSGGYMSENSASLPIFDYQAASNRNLVAVKDFFNLDSIAGHGDEISKLCNIMLFVANTIKYDGSNWALCEFDAIDFYNYHKASGKGINCRHKAMTLNEMYLAMGFKSRYVTCMPKDDKDTDCHVINSVYSETLKKWLWMDPSHGTFVMDDKNNLLSIEEVREHLRNNQPLKLNSASKVSKIWYLDSYMAKNLYWIQCTNRSQFNTESRYRPADPALQYISLIPSGWDTSNNKYLKNNVVTHDPAYFWRSPERNATP comes from the coding sequence ATGAAACCACTATTTAGCCTTCTTCTGTTTATATTGCTGGTTGCCAGTTCATCGGCACAGACGGCTTCGACAACATGGAATAAATTTCTTTCAGACTTTAAAAAATTAGAACAGGAGTATAAGATCTATTATCCGGCGAAAGATTATCAAAAAGCAGCAGCAACACTAACTGCCATTGCGACCAAAATGGACAGCTTACAGCTAACAGAAAAGGAAAGGCAAGAGTTCCAGTCAACGATCCACGAGATTAACGCCAATGTAGACTACTATCTTGCTTGCTTACAATCAATGCTTCATCAAAAAAAAGACGCTATTGCGAGTTTTGACAAGGCAATTTTATGGGGATATACCGACTATCGTACTGCTTTAAATAATACGGAACTGGATCACATCCGTAAGGATAATGAATTTATGAAAGCATTGGCTCAATTGAAACAATATGATAAATTGACCTTATTACAGCAGTCGGGAGGATACATGTCAGAAAATAGTGCTTCCTTGCCTATATTTGACTACCAGGCGGCAAGTAATCGCAATTTAGTGGCTGTGAAGGATTTTTTCAACCTGGACTCCATCGCCGGTCATGGCGACGAGATTTCTAAACTATGTAATATCATGTTGTTTGTTGCCAATACTATTAAATACGATGGCAGCAATTGGGCATTATGTGAATTTGATGCAATTGATTTCTATAATTACCATAAGGCCAGCGGAAAAGGAATCAACTGTCGGCATAAAGCCATGACCTTAAATGAAATGTATCTTGCCATGGGATTTAAATCCCGATACGTTACCTGTATGCCAAAGGATGACAAAGATACAGACTGCCATGTAATCAATAGTGTCTATTCTGAAACATTAAAGAAATGGTTGTGGATGGATCCCTCCCATGGTACATTTGTTATGGACGACAAAAACAATTTACTGAGCATAGAAGAAGTCCGAGAGCACTTAAGAAATAACCAGCCACTCAAGCTGAACTCCGCGTCTAAAGTAAGTAAAATTTGGTATTTGGACTCCTATATGGCAAAGAATTTATATTGGATTCAGTGTACAAATAGAAGCCAGTTTAACACAGAGAGTAGATATAGACCTGCCGACCCTGCTCTGCAGTATATCTCTTTAATACCAAGCGGATGGGATACAAGCAACAATAAATATTTAAAAAACAATGTTGTTACACACGACCCTGCCTATTTCTGGAGATCCCCCGAAAGAAATGCTACACCATAA
- a CDS encoding Crp/Fnr family transcriptional regulator, which translates to MTESLLNYFAATGLLAEDEINFSLAFFKPINLKKGDFFLREGDTCRHIGFIVHGGVKAYATDEEGNENITCFKFENEFATSFSEFVAQEKSRRNIRTIEDSVIYQINYPDYHYLLDQVTAWNGVIRVLMEQEYKQKESYLLNYNNRSAIDKYRQVLSNEPSLVGRVATQDLASYLGITQRSLTRAKGQIYRPSTL; encoded by the coding sequence ATGACTGAATCATTATTAAATTATTTTGCTGCAACGGGATTATTGGCGGAAGACGAAATAAACTTTTCCCTGGCATTTTTTAAACCGATCAACTTAAAAAAAGGTGATTTTTTTCTTCGTGAAGGTGATACTTGCCGCCATATTGGGTTTATTGTACATGGTGGGGTAAAAGCATACGCGACGGACGAAGAAGGAAACGAAAATATAACTTGTTTTAAATTTGAAAATGAATTTGCCACCTCCTTCTCTGAATTTGTGGCACAGGAAAAATCCAGAAGGAATATCAGAACGATCGAAGACAGCGTGATCTATCAGATAAACTATCCAGACTATCACTATCTCCTCGATCAGGTGACTGCCTGGAACGGAGTTATAAGGGTGCTGATGGAACAGGAGTATAAGCAAAAGGAGAGCTATTTGCTGAACTACAACAACAGATCGGCTATCGATAAATATCGTCAGGTACTGTCGAATGAACCGAGTTTGGTTGGACGAGTAGCGACACAAGATCTGGCATCGTATCTGGGTATCACCCAGCGGTCGCTTACGCGAGCTAAAGGACAAATCTATCGGCCCAGCACATTATAG
- a CDS encoding DNA alkylation repair protein translates to MEEIKRKGARSTKDIPREILDQLNRGEIETANLVEWLAVDQKVLLGNLLVQQQRSIYLAPVLTKIDQLKKQTVTNLNQAIGIGLFEQAMENNDREFLAIMANHPADLVRCWATYTIGKNENLHISEMLDQIEPFAADTHFGVREICWMAVRPKIAANLLQSIEILARWTANRDENIRRFASEATRPRGVWCEHIESLKQNPELGLPIVERLRSDNTKYVQDSVGNWLNDASKTKASFVLQLCERWKKESDTRETSYIIKKALRTVNKS, encoded by the coding sequence ATGGAAGAGATAAAAAGAAAAGGAGCAAGAAGTACAAAAGATATCCCAAGGGAGATTTTAGATCAGTTAAATCGCGGGGAAATTGAAACAGCCAATCTCGTTGAATGGCTGGCTGTCGACCAGAAGGTCTTATTGGGCAACTTGCTGGTACAGCAACAACGAAGCATCTATCTAGCACCTGTACTTACAAAAATTGATCAGCTAAAAAAACAGACCGTAACAAACCTAAACCAGGCGATAGGAATTGGACTTTTTGAACAGGCCATGGAAAATAACGATCGGGAATTTTTAGCTATTATGGCAAATCATCCGGCCGACCTTGTACGCTGCTGGGCCACCTATACCATCGGAAAGAATGAAAATCTCCACATATCGGAAATGCTAGACCAAATAGAGCCCTTCGCGGCAGATACACATTTTGGGGTCAGGGAAATCTGCTGGATGGCTGTAAGACCAAAAATTGCAGCAAACCTGTTGCAGAGCATTGAAATACTTGCGCGATGGACAGCCAACCGAGACGAAAATATAAGAAGATTTGCGAGCGAAGCAACACGACCTCGAGGGGTCTGGTGCGAACATATTGAGTCACTGAAACAAAACCCCGAACTGGGGCTGCCCATCGTGGAAAGGCTAAGATCAGACAACACAAAATATGTGCAGGATAGTGTGGGAAACTGGTTGAATGATGCAAGCAAAACAAAAGCATCGTTTGTGCTGCAACTCTGTGAACGCTGGAAAAAGGAAAGTGATACCAGGGAAACAAGCTACATCATTAAAAAAGCATTGCGGACGGTTAACAAATCGTAG
- a CDS encoding helix-turn-helix domain-containing protein codes for MKIEGRVIEEKVCPLEFAVNAISGKWKIPIVWRINEGEKRPSEMLRGIVKVDRRVLNQQLKELERDGILSKKSFPELPPRVEYSLTPLGEKLVEVLWKLNDWGNLLLTQGSDSQSDSQSAEDMPGSNLQCLS; via the coding sequence ATGAAAATAGAAGGAAGAGTAATCGAGGAAAAAGTCTGTCCTTTGGAATTTGCCGTTAATGCAATCAGCGGAAAATGGAAGATACCGATCGTATGGCGTATCAATGAAGGTGAAAAAAGACCCAGCGAAATGCTCCGGGGTATCGTCAAAGTCGATCGACGGGTTTTAAACCAGCAATTAAAAGAACTGGAACGGGACGGAATTTTAAGCAAAAAAAGCTTTCCCGAACTACCACCACGTGTGGAATATTCACTTACCCCACTTGGCGAAAAATTAGTGGAAGTGCTTTGGAAACTGAACGACTGGGGAAATCTTCTACTTACTCAAGGCTCTGATAGCCAGTCCGACAGCCAGTCCGCTGAGGACATGCCGGGCAGCAATCTTCAATGCCTCAGTTAA
- a CDS encoding MBL fold metallo-hydrolase, translating into MLHHIAPEVVQISLMPRNSINCYIIEGVLVDAGIRSSYNTVRKALEEIPVYQHVLTHAHADHQGCSDQICEAFSIPLLCHPDEVCRTETGMVTKDYPSPQHWIAKLQQKYWAGQGHRVDQTVVENDFVGNFRVIETPGHSAGHISLFREHDGILIAGDAAINMSLLTTATGLRLPPNIFTSDRQRNIESLLKLAKLNPAIICFGHGPVMRNSDRKFEQFVAKCSALS; encoded by the coding sequence ATGCTACATCACATTGCTCCAGAGGTGGTTCAGATTTCGCTGATGCCACGAAATAGTATTAATTGCTACATCATCGAAGGTGTATTGGTAGACGCCGGAATACGGAGTTCATATAACACTGTACGAAAAGCACTCGAAGAAATACCTGTTTATCAACATGTCCTTACGCATGCGCATGCCGATCACCAGGGCTGCAGCGATCAGATATGCGAAGCGTTCTCGATACCCTTGCTTTGCCATCCCGATGAAGTTTGCCGGACCGAAACAGGCATGGTGACAAAGGACTATCCATCACCGCAACATTGGATTGCCAAACTCCAACAAAAGTACTGGGCAGGGCAGGGGCACCGGGTCGATCAAACCGTCGTTGAAAATGACTTTGTGGGAAACTTTCGTGTCATTGAGACACCCGGACACTCAGCTGGCCATATTTCCCTATTCCGTGAACATGATGGAATACTTATTGCCGGCGATGCGGCGATAAATATGAGCCTACTCACAACAGCAACCGGTCTACGACTTCCCCCAAATATATTTACCTCCGATCGACAGCGCAATATCGAGTCACTCCTAAAGCTAGCAAAGCTGAATCCTGCTATTATCTGCTTCGGCCACGGTCCCGTTATGCGCAATAGTGATCGGAAGTTTGAGCAATTTGTGGCGAAATGCAGTGCGCTTAGTTAA
- a CDS encoding LLM class flavin-dependent oxidoreductase — MEIGIDSFIATGAYNGGLSSEENMTAMEALLSKIAFADQAGLHVFGLGEHHRKEFLDESPAVILAAAAARTQQIRLTSAVTVLSAADPVRVFQEYATLDIISKGRAEIVAGRGSFIDAFPLFGFNTQDYDALFEEKIKLLLEIRDNETVSWKGKFRAELKQQAIYPRPVQEQLPVWIGVGGTPQSFIRAGILGLPLMVAVIGGETHRFRPLIDLYYEAGEKAGHPREKLKVGLHSLGFVADTTAKAKNLYFPGYQEMMGKIGKERGWSTPTREMFEAQAEPTGAYVIGNPEEVAEKIVRHSEALGGISRFTFQMDNPGLSKEDIFRAIELIGTKVIPLVNQS, encoded by the coding sequence ATGGAAATAGGAATAGATAGCTTTATAGCTACCGGTGCATATAATGGCGGATTGAGTTCAGAAGAGAATATGACAGCCATGGAAGCCCTGCTGTCAAAGATAGCATTTGCAGATCAGGCCGGACTGCATGTCTTCGGGCTAGGAGAACATCATAGGAAAGAATTTCTAGATGAATCTCCGGCAGTAATATTGGCAGCAGCGGCAGCCAGAACTCAACAGATTCGTCTGACGAGTGCGGTTACTGTACTGAGTGCCGCAGATCCGGTAAGGGTATTTCAGGAATATGCAACATTGGATATCATTTCGAAAGGGCGGGCGGAGATTGTAGCCGGAAGAGGATCATTTATTGATGCTTTTCCTTTATTTGGATTCAATACGCAGGACTACGATGCACTTTTCGAAGAAAAAATCAAATTGCTTCTTGAAATACGAGATAATGAAACTGTAAGCTGGAAAGGGAAATTCCGGGCAGAGTTGAAACAACAGGCGATATATCCGCGTCCGGTGCAAGAGCAGCTACCTGTATGGATAGGTGTAGGAGGAACGCCACAGTCTTTTATACGTGCCGGAATACTGGGGCTCCCACTGATGGTCGCTGTTATCGGTGGTGAAACCCATCGCTTTCGTCCATTGATAGATTTATATTATGAGGCCGGAGAAAAAGCCGGACATCCACGGGAGAAGCTTAAAGTTGGGCTACATTCACTCGGTTTTGTGGCAGACACAACAGCTAAAGCTAAGAATCTTTATTTTCCGGGCTATCAGGAAATGATGGGAAAAATCGGGAAGGAGAGAGGCTGGTCTACGCCGACACGGGAAATGTTTGAAGCCCAGGCAGAGCCGACTGGCGCATATGTTATTGGCAACCCCGAAGAAGTTGCAGAAAAGATAGTGCGCCATAGTGAAGCATTGGGTGGTATATCGAGATTTACATTTCAGATGGATAATCCAGGGTTGAGCAAAGAGGATATATTCAGAGCGATTGAATTAATAGGGACAAAAGTAATTCCCCTTGTCAATCAATCCTGA
- a CDS encoding helix-turn-helix domain-containing protein has translation MDSKAAEFEIIPLKEWQQQRFPHWYHGQDLFTILVPFDDIEIRLANDSFCMEGNTLIFIGPTKDFTLRGSGTPNGYLIRFTSRFYERSALDRTLINSGLFFDSERLLKVVKSRIKQEEMEMQIMGNIQGYQSRNAAMTSLIVHNFIESVLLQGIWETDFDKELSRGTDSTVQGMANRFSILVHKHYKENCNVKFYADKLHITPRKLTNLCTEVWNKTAKNAIIDIVLKEALRYIEHTDLSISQISYEMGFSEESNFRHFIKKHSGSNPLQYRDRIRKASGIYMH, from the coding sequence ATGGACAGTAAAGCGGCTGAATTTGAAATTATACCTTTAAAGGAATGGCAGCAGCAGCGGTTTCCCCACTGGTATCATGGTCAGGATCTTTTCACTATCCTGGTGCCATTTGACGACATTGAGATCCGCCTGGCAAATGATTCTTTTTGCATGGAAGGCAATACATTGATTTTTATTGGTCCGACGAAAGATTTTACCCTCAGGGGATCGGGCACTCCGAACGGGTATCTGATCCGCTTTACTTCACGGTTTTACGAAAGGTCGGCTCTGGATAGGACATTGATCAATTCGGGACTATTTTTTGACAGTGAAAGATTACTCAAGGTCGTTAAAAGCCGGATAAAACAGGAAGAGATGGAGATGCAGATTATGGGAAATATCCAAGGTTATCAATCAAGAAACGCCGCGATGACTTCGCTGATCGTGCACAACTTCATCGAGTCTGTCCTTTTACAAGGGATATGGGAAACAGATTTCGATAAGGAACTCAGCAGGGGTACGGACAGTACGGTGCAGGGAATGGCCAACCGTTTTTCCATACTCGTCCACAAGCATTATAAAGAAAATTGTAACGTCAAATTCTATGCAGACAAACTACATATTACACCGAGAAAGCTAACGAATCTATGTACAGAAGTCTGGAATAAAACGGCTAAGAATGCCATTATCGACATCGTTTTGAAAGAAGCGCTGCGCTATATTGAACATACGGATCTTTCTATTTCCCAGATTTCCTATGAAATGGGATTTTCAGAAGAATCCAATTTTCGGCATTTTATCAAAAAACATTCGGGTTCCAATCCGCTGCAGTACCGCGATAGAATACGAAAGGCCAGCGGGATCTATATGCATTAG
- the dapB gene encoding 4-hydroxy-tetrahydrodipicolinate reductase, with product MNRVLIAGATGWVGKELSKAILSSADYTLVGGLSRSNAGADLASILGIDHSAIPLFDTIGKALETVEFDTLIDFTSPKIALHNILAAINKGKNIVVGTSGLSDKEYEKIASLADEKNVSVLAAGNFSITAVLLQRFSETAAKYINHFEIIDYASEKKVDAPSGTVAELAYRLSKIQKPILDVPIEETIGVKEARGGSINGIQVHAVRLPGHVLGVETIFGMEGERLTIKHEAGSGAAPYLKGIFIALEKINTFKGLKRGLDTVMNF from the coding sequence ATGAATAGAGTTTTAATTGCAGGAGCCACCGGATGGGTCGGTAAAGAATTAAGCAAAGCGATACTATCTAGTGCGGATTATACCTTGGTAGGTGGGCTATCCCGATCCAATGCAGGCGCTGATTTAGCATCTATTTTAGGAATTGATCATTCGGCGATTCCATTATTTGATACTATTGGAAAGGCGCTCGAAACTGTCGAGTTCGATACCTTAATTGATTTCACATCGCCAAAAATTGCATTGCACAATATTTTAGCGGCTATTAATAAGGGAAAGAATATCGTTGTCGGTACGTCCGGACTTTCCGACAAGGAGTATGAAAAGATAGCTTCATTGGCAGACGAAAAAAATGTGTCGGTACTAGCAGCAGGCAATTTTTCCATTACTGCAGTGTTATTGCAAAGGTTCTCGGAAACCGCAGCAAAATATATCAACCATTTTGAGATTATTGATTATGCGTCAGAAAAGAAAGTTGATGCACCCAGTGGAACTGTTGCAGAGCTAGCTTATCGCCTTTCAAAAATCCAAAAGCCGATTTTGGATGTTCCCATTGAGGAAACCATTGGCGTTAAAGAGGCCAGAGGTGGGTCAATAAATGGAATACAGGTACATGCTGTTCGTCTTCCGGGCCATGTTCTCGGCGTAGAAACAATTTTTGGTATGGAAGGTGAAAGACTAACAATAAAACATGAGGCGGGAAGTGGTGCCGCCCCCTATTTAAAAGGAATTTTTATCGCCCTAGAAAAAATAAACACGTTTAAAGGTCTCAAGCGAGGACTGGATACAGTGATGAATTTTTAA
- a CDS encoding TetR/AcrR family transcriptional regulator, with protein MLTKAEKTKQFILETASPLYNEKGISGVSIDDVLEATKLTKGCIYGHFSGKEDLSEQVVEYSINKMTEKVAGVVSKGKTAKEKVFLYLDFYSNPIDTPIAGGCPIFNTAVEADDNFPAIKQKVAAVVNASLGGISTILKKGIADGEFSNQLNVDVFAFKILSAVEGALVLSRTIGSTKLMLQLIQDLKKDLEHYTL; from the coding sequence ATGCTAACAAAAGCGGAAAAAACAAAACAATTTATCTTAGAAACAGCGAGTCCGCTTTATAATGAAAAGGGAATTTCAGGTGTAAGTATTGATGATGTTTTGGAAGCGACTAAATTGACCAAGGGCTGTATATATGGACATTTTAGTGGGAAGGAAGATTTATCAGAACAGGTCGTTGAATATTCAATAAACAAAATGACCGAGAAAGTAGCGGGTGTCGTTTCGAAGGGTAAAACTGCAAAGGAGAAAGTATTTTTATATCTGGACTTTTACAGTAATCCGATTGACACTCCTATTGCTGGAGGCTGTCCTATTTTTAATACCGCCGTAGAAGCAGATGATAATTTCCCCGCCATTAAACAGAAGGTCGCGGCAGTTGTAAATGCATCTTTAGGCGGGATTTCAACTATATTGAAAAAAGGTATTGCTGATGGGGAATTTTCGAATCAACTCAATGTGGATGTTTTTGCTTTTAAAATATTGTCTGCTGTTGAAGGGGCTCTCGTTCTTAGTCGGACAATAGGTTCAACTAAACTGATGCTCCAACTTATTCAGGATCTTAAAAAAGACTTGGAACACTATACACTGTAA
- a CDS encoding AraC family transcriptional regulator, with protein MQNDKIKCGLTESKRGEYADSSHSGAYVWYEKNWRHDDYEHVHQRGQLSFVAEGYQYFYIENRIYLVPQNHVIWIPSNIRHRSHSEAENIDLMVVLYKDVPELEFFKSIHVFAVPSVLREMLWYASKWSQNLEENREQFYFLQAILNSLPNFCSENHNLQIPVPSNEKLIPICEEINNNFKYAIDIENLARKAFMSARNLQRIFKAETGITVQKYHQLIRILKSIEIIEQKKYTLTEIAYKVGYKSLSAFTSSYQSIMKTGPSDVKKTMLAKSSFANSIDEASDF; from the coding sequence ATGCAAAACGACAAGATTAAATGTGGCCTGACCGAAAGTAAGCGGGGAGAGTACGCAGATTCCAGTCATTCGGGTGCCTATGTGTGGTATGAGAAAAATTGGAGGCATGATGATTATGAACATGTGCACCAGCGCGGTCAGCTTAGTTTTGTAGCTGAAGGCTATCAATATTTTTATATCGAGAACAGGATATACTTGGTCCCCCAAAATCATGTCATCTGGATTCCCTCAAATATTAGGCATAGATCGCATTCCGAAGCCGAAAACATTGACCTCATGGTGGTGCTATATAAGGATGTGCCTGAATTGGAATTTTTCAAATCCATACATGTCTTTGCGGTCCCTTCAGTATTAAGGGAAATGCTATGGTATGCCTCCAAGTGGAGTCAGAACCTTGAAGAAAATAGGGAGCAGTTTTATTTTTTGCAGGCTATTTTAAACAGTTTACCAAATTTTTGTTCCGAAAATCATAATCTTCAGATACCTGTCCCGTCAAATGAAAAGTTGATCCCCATCTGTGAGGAAATCAATAATAACTTTAAATACGCAATAGATATTGAAAATTTGGCACGAAAAGCATTTATGTCTGCCAGAAATCTTCAACGTATTTTTAAAGCGGAGACGGGCATTACTGTTCAAAAATATCATCAACTTATACGAATACTAAAAAGTATCGAAATAATTGAACAGAAAAAGTATACACTGACCGAAATTGCCTATAAGGTCGGTTATAAGAGCCTTTCGGCATTTACATCTTCCTATCAATCCATTATGAAGACTGGACCCAGTGATGTAAAAAAAACGATGCTTGCAAAATCATCGTTTGCGAATTCAATAGATGAGGCATCTGATTTTTAA
- a CDS encoding transcriptional regulator: MMRKYVGVMLFFIVAAGSLHGQTLTTKLVPMRLAASFDRVKEAVPDMSGQFVDSKIKIIALGSTDSTARFEIEEQGISIETVVDNEKEYHKLVTAAAKDVSKPSIHMLYTYSLKNKKLKVPPPRKVFFSPEYGVIWTLMLKKIAEKETEVVLNYKSLSPAFAEKIENEFESDTYYSHKIVKMDVNDKRMNHLIKEILINQMHVDRDYPAPMYPARN; this comes from the coding sequence ATGATGAGAAAATATGTTGGTGTAATGCTCTTTTTTATTGTTGCAGCGGGTAGCCTACATGGGCAAACGCTGACGACTAAATTGGTCCCGATGCGTTTAGCTGCAAGTTTTGACCGCGTAAAAGAGGCCGTCCCCGATATGTCCGGCCAGTTTGTCGACAGCAAAATTAAAATTATAGCCCTAGGAAGTACAGACTCGACTGCCCGATTTGAAATCGAGGAGCAGGGGATAAGCATTGAAACGGTTGTGGATAACGAAAAAGAGTACCATAAATTGGTCACGGCTGCGGCAAAAGATGTTTCCAAACCAAGTATTCATATGCTGTATACCTACTCGTTAAAGAATAAAAAATTGAAAGTACCGCCGCCAAGAAAAGTCTTTTTCTCTCCAGAGTATGGGGTAATCTGGACTTTGATGTTAAAAAAAATAGCCGAAAAGGAAACCGAAGTTGTGCTTAACTACAAATCGCTATCACCTGCATTTGCCGAGAAAATCGAAAATGAGTTTGAAAGCGACACCTATTACAGCCACAAAATCGTAAAAATGGATGTCAATGATAAGCGAATGAATCACCTGATCAAGGAGATTTTGATCAATCAGATGCATGTCGACCGGGATTATCCCGCACCAATGTATCCCGCGCGCAATTAA
- a CDS encoding SDR family oxidoreductase: MANHEVRGKVVLIAGGAKNLGGLLSRDFAAKGAKLVIHYNSEGTRTQAEKTLSDVQAMGAEGLIVQGDLTQISTIKALFDSAEERFGKVDIAINTVGKVLKKPFVETSEAEYDSMSDINSKVAYFFIREAGRRINDNGKICTVVTSLLAAYTGLYSTYAGMKAPVEHFTRAASKEFGPRGISVTAVAPGPMDTPFFYGQESDDAVAYHKSASALGGLTDIQDIAPLIEFLVTDGWWITGQTIFANGGYTTR; this comes from the coding sequence ATGGCAAATCATGAAGTAAGAGGAAAAGTGGTTTTGATCGCAGGTGGCGCGAAAAACCTAGGCGGGCTTTTGAGCCGGGATTTTGCGGCAAAAGGGGCGAAGCTTGTTATTCACTACAATAGTGAGGGAACAAGGACCCAAGCGGAGAAAACATTGTCGGATGTACAGGCTATGGGTGCCGAGGGACTGATTGTTCAGGGCGACCTTACGCAAATTTCGACAATAAAAGCACTGTTTGACAGCGCTGAGGAAAGGTTCGGAAAGGTGGATATCGCAATCAATACTGTAGGTAAGGTACTGAAAAAACCATTTGTGGAGACTTCAGAGGCCGAGTACGACAGTATGAGTGACATTAATTCGAAGGTCGCCTACTTTTTTATACGCGAAGCAGGCAGGCGCATCAATGACAATGGAAAGATCTGTACTGTCGTAACTTCTTTATTGGCGGCTTACACAGGCCTTTATTCAACGTATGCGGGAATGAAGGCTCCTGTAGAGCATTTTACAAGAGCTGCATCGAAGGAATTCGGACCGCGTGGAATCTCCGTTACGGCAGTGGCACCCGGTCCAATGGATACACCTTTCTTCTATGGACAGGAATCTGACGATGCTGTTGCCTATCACAAGTCTGCGTCCGCGCTGGGCGGACTTACCGATATTCAGGACATTGCCCCACTGATCGAGTTTCTGGTCACAGATGGCTGGTGGATCACCGGGCAGACAATTTTCGCAAATGGTGGATATACCACGCGATAA
- a CDS encoding response regulator, translating into MATETVRKIKIAFVDDSLFQRTLMKIVLVNNETFDLRFNCSNGLELLKKLESTTELPDVCLADLNMPVMDGHEAALHIRDRFPSIKVFGYTTTDNATELERFKANGALFIFSKTNLRMTLDEIKYWLDDDIRSPLSKG; encoded by the coding sequence ATGGCAACTGAGACTGTAAGAAAAATAAAAATAGCATTTGTGGACGATAGTCTCTTTCAGCGGACGCTCATGAAAATAGTGCTTGTCAACAATGAAACATTTGACCTGCGTTTTAATTGCAGCAACGGACTGGAGCTCCTGAAAAAACTCGAAAGTACCACTGAATTGCCCGACGTATGCCTTGCAGATCTTAATATGCCTGTAATGGATGGACATGAGGCCGCTCTTCATATCCGCGATCGGTTTCCATCGATTAAAGTATTTGGGTATACGACCACAGATAATGCCACCGAACTTGAACGGTTTAAGGCCAACGGTGCACTTTTCATTTTCAGTAAAACCAATCTGAGAATGACATTGGACGAAATTAAATATTGGCTTGATGATGACATCCGATCGCCATTAAGCAAAGGATAG